A genomic region of Pseudomonas sp. MPC6 contains the following coding sequences:
- a CDS encoding DUF1302 domain-containing protein, whose protein sequence is MTSVNQFWRRAKLPLAVSLASTLAGPAFGVSFNVGEIEGQFDSSLSIGASWSTESANKNLIGVNNGGRGLSQTSDDGHLNFKSGETFSKIFKGIHDLELKYGDTGVFVRGKYWYDFELKDESRPFKDISDSNRKEGAKSAGGQILDAFVYHNYSVADQPGSVRLGKQVVSWGESTFIGGGINSINPIDVSAFRRPGAEIKEGLIPVNMFYVSQSLTENLSAEAFYQLEWDQTVTDNCGTFFSQPDVISDGCDNNLAVLRTRNGLNGALAAAGLPAGLRNASINTLGARGVTWGDPDEGVIVRRGPDRDARDSGQFGVSFKYMFDPLDTEFGAYFMNYHSRAPIFSGHGAPAGAYSPQALVGSLVGAGVPLGVAAGLAPTLLPLVVAGNSSYYVEYPEDIRLYGLSFSTTLPTGTAWSGEVSYRPNAPVQLNTTDILFSGLTPLNPNVSVLQGQPGQDQQGYRRKEVTQLQTTLTHFFDQVMGAERLTLVGEVGFTHVGGLESTSKARYGRDPSYGPGPLNAGQCVALNTSTLAGGPQNNVSRYCENDGFTTANSWGYRGRAIWEYNSVFAGVNLKPNVAWSHDVEGYSPGPGGNFEEGRKAVSLGVDAEYQNTYTASLAYTNFFDGKYTTTDDRDFVALSFGVNF, encoded by the coding sequence ATGACATCAGTAAACCAGTTCTGGCGCAGGGCGAAACTGCCCCTGGCGGTCAGTCTTGCCTCTACGCTCGCCGGGCCAGCATTCGGCGTCAGTTTCAACGTTGGTGAAATCGAAGGTCAGTTCGACTCATCCCTGTCGATCGGAGCCAGTTGGTCTACCGAGAGTGCCAACAAGAACCTCATCGGCGTCAACAACGGTGGTCGTGGCCTGTCCCAGACCTCCGATGATGGTCACTTGAACTTCAAGAGCGGGGAAACTTTCTCGAAGATCTTCAAGGGTATCCATGACCTTGAATTGAAATATGGCGACACCGGCGTTTTCGTCCGTGGCAAATACTGGTATGACTTCGAACTCAAGGACGAAAGTCGTCCGTTCAAGGACATCAGCGACAGCAACCGCAAGGAAGGCGCCAAGTCCGCCGGCGGGCAGATCCTCGATGCCTTCGTCTACCACAACTACTCCGTTGCCGATCAGCCGGGCTCCGTGCGTCTGGGCAAGCAGGTTGTCAGCTGGGGTGAAAGTACCTTCATCGGCGGCGGCATCAACTCGATCAACCCGATCGACGTTTCCGCGTTCCGTCGTCCAGGTGCCGAGATCAAGGAAGGCCTGATCCCGGTCAACATGTTCTACGTGTCCCAGAGCCTCACCGAGAACCTCTCGGCCGAAGCCTTCTATCAGTTGGAATGGGACCAGACCGTTACCGACAACTGCGGTACTTTCTTCTCGCAACCGGACGTGATCTCCGACGGTTGCGACAACAACCTCGCGGTATTGCGCACGCGCAACGGCCTCAACGGTGCACTGGCGGCTGCGGGGCTGCCGGCCGGGCTGCGTAATGCCAGCATCAACACCCTCGGTGCCCGGGGCGTGACCTGGGGCGACCCGGATGAAGGCGTGATCGTTCGTCGTGGTCCGGATCGCGATGCACGGGACAGCGGCCAGTTCGGCGTGTCGTTCAAATACATGTTCGATCCGCTGGACACCGAATTCGGCGCCTATTTCATGAACTACCACAGCCGTGCGCCGATTTTCAGCGGCCACGGTGCCCCGGCGGGCGCGTACAGCCCGCAGGCCCTGGTGGGCTCATTGGTGGGTGCCGGGGTTCCGCTCGGCGTCGCGGCAGGCCTGGCGCCAACCTTGCTGCCGTTGGTGGTGGCGGGCAACTCCAGCTACTACGTCGAATACCCTGAAGATATCCGCCTGTACGGTCTGAGCTTCTCTACGACGTTGCCTACCGGTACTGCGTGGAGCGGTGAAGTCAGCTACCGGCCGAATGCGCCGGTTCAGCTCAACACCACCGACATCCTCTTCTCCGGTCTGACGCCGCTGAACCCTAACGTCTCCGTGCTTCAAGGACAGCCAGGTCAGGATCAACAAGGCTATCGTCGCAAGGAAGTGACCCAGCTGCAGACCACCTTGACCCACTTCTTCGACCAGGTGATGGGCGCCGAGCGACTGACCCTGGTGGGCGAGGTCGGCTTTACTCACGTCGGCGGCCTGGAAAGCACATCCAAGGCGCGTTACGGCCGTGACCCGAGCTATGGCCCTGGTCCGTTGAATGCTGGCCAGTGCGTAGCATTGAACACCTCCACCCTGGCAGGCGGACCGCAAAACAACGTCAGTCGCTATTGCGAAAACGATGGTTTCACCACCGCCAACTCCTGGGGTTATCGCGGTCGCGCCATCTGGGAATACAACAGCGTATTCGCCGGGGTCAACCTCAAGCCGAACGTGGCCTGGTCCCATGACGTGGAAGGTTACTCGCCTGGCCCTGGCGGCAACTTCGAGGAAGGTCGCAAAGCGGTCAGCCTGGGCGTCGATGCCGAGTACCAGAACACCTACACCGCGAGCCTGGCATACACCAACTTCTTCGACGGCAAGTACACCACCACGGATGACCGCGACTTTGTTGCGCTCAGCTTCGGCGTGAACTTCTAA